One region of Priestia megaterium genomic DNA includes:
- a CDS encoding 3-oxoacid CoA-transferase subunit B — translation MNVKQYIAGRAAKELCQGDVVNLGIGIPTLVANYISPDVHVFLHSENGILGVGPTPEETYIDPELVNAGKLPVTVLEGASFFNSADSFAMIRGGHVNVSILGVLQVDEAGRIANWAVPGKSVLGVGGAMDLLEGSKKVIVTTLHTNSQGESKLVRNLTYPLTSERRVDMIITELAVFSVTHLGLELLETAPGVSLEEVKQKTEASFHVSKLFNKNNEVTA, via the coding sequence ATGAACGTCAAACAATATATTGCTGGGCGCGCTGCAAAAGAGCTTTGTCAAGGAGATGTAGTGAACTTAGGGATAGGGATTCCTACTTTGGTTGCTAATTATATTTCACCCGATGTTCACGTGTTTTTACATTCAGAAAACGGAATTCTCGGCGTTGGCCCTACTCCTGAAGAAACCTATATAGATCCAGAGCTTGTGAATGCTGGGAAGCTTCCCGTCACGGTCTTGGAAGGTGCCTCATTTTTTAACAGCGCTGATTCTTTTGCGATGATACGCGGAGGTCATGTGAATGTATCCATTCTTGGAGTGCTTCAAGTAGATGAAGCAGGGCGAATTGCGAACTGGGCTGTCCCTGGGAAAAGTGTTCTTGGCGTAGGAGGAGCAATGGATTTATTAGAAGGATCGAAAAAAGTGATTGTGACGACTCTTCATACGAATAGTCAAGGAGAGTCAAAGCTAGTTAGGAATTTAACCTATCCGCTTACTTCAGAGCGACGAGTCGATATGATTATTACGGAATTAGCTGTCTTTTCGGTAACCCATCTTGGTCTTGAACTTCTTGAAACAGCTCCGGGTGTTTCTTTAGAGGAAGTAAAACAAAAAACAGAGGCTTCTTTTCATGTTTCTAAATTATTTAATAAAAACAATGAGGTGACGGCATAA
- a CDS encoding M81 family metallopeptidase, with protein sequence MSSYRIGIAFFYHESHSFSPLKTEIEQFVQEGYFVGTEIYKAYSGTKTEVGGFLDVLKQEKQVEIVPLVCAAAIPSGVVSSAAYYTIEKQMLHMLTHAGPLDGLLIALHGAMVAEHLFDPEAHLLGQIRSCIGNNVPIATTLDMHANVSEDMLTYTSLHFGFKTYPHVDMYEQGVNAARALLTQVKESAIYYASLKKLPMLLPSINMRTAEGPMKKMIDLAKQAEQEEDVYNVSIFGGFPYSDIPIAGASVLVTALNPETAEKTANRLASQFWSIKEDFIMDLPTVEEGLQTALKRSNEQPIVLADIADNPLSCGSGDTTELLEYMLKLNMPGTLFGGLYDPESIKQCVQAGVGSYVSLSLGGKVSPEFGKPVEVEAKVIGLSEGEFYNSGPFNQHLKVNVKGAAHIRVGELDILLIGRPVSANDPELFRHIGIEPARKKIIGLKAKNHFRAAFEPLVGSIVYVDAPGVASNRLTTFNYQHLPSPIWPLQDAKYESEKRRKEKWMH encoded by the coding sequence ATGTCTTCATATCGCATTGGCATTGCCTTTTTTTATCATGAATCTCACAGCTTTAGTCCATTAAAAACAGAAATAGAACAGTTTGTACAAGAAGGATATTTTGTTGGAACGGAAATATATAAAGCATACTCAGGAACCAAAACAGAAGTAGGGGGATTTTTGGATGTATTAAAGCAAGAGAAGCAAGTAGAAATCGTTCCCCTTGTTTGTGCAGCTGCAATTCCGTCTGGGGTTGTATCTTCGGCAGCTTATTACACAATTGAAAAGCAAATGCTGCATATGCTTACTCACGCCGGCCCGCTAGATGGCTTATTAATCGCCTTGCACGGCGCAATGGTAGCAGAGCATCTTTTCGATCCGGAAGCTCATTTGTTAGGTCAAATAAGAAGCTGTATAGGAAATAACGTTCCTATTGCCACTACGCTCGATATGCATGCAAATGTCAGTGAAGATATGCTTACGTACACGTCGCTTCACTTTGGTTTTAAAACATATCCTCACGTTGATATGTATGAACAAGGAGTTAACGCTGCGCGAGCGCTTTTAACACAAGTAAAAGAAAGCGCTATCTATTATGCGTCTTTAAAAAAACTGCCCATGCTTTTGCCGTCGATTAATATGCGAACAGCAGAAGGGCCGATGAAAAAAATGATTGATCTTGCTAAGCAAGCCGAGCAAGAAGAAGACGTATACAATGTTTCCATTTTTGGAGGCTTTCCGTATTCTGATATTCCAATTGCGGGAGCAAGCGTGCTCGTAACAGCTTTGAATCCTGAAACAGCAGAAAAAACAGCAAATAGACTAGCTTCTCAGTTTTGGAGTATAAAAGAAGATTTTATCATGGATTTGCCTACCGTTGAAGAAGGTCTGCAAACAGCGTTAAAACGATCAAACGAACAGCCAATTGTGCTCGCTGATATAGCGGACAATCCTTTAAGCTGTGGAAGCGGTGATACAACAGAGCTTTTAGAATACATGCTGAAGCTAAATATGCCGGGGACACTGTTTGGAGGTCTTTATGACCCTGAATCTATTAAACAATGCGTGCAAGCAGGAGTTGGAAGCTACGTCTCTCTTTCCTTAGGAGGAAAAGTTTCTCCTGAGTTTGGAAAGCCCGTTGAAGTTGAAGCAAAGGTCATTGGCTTATCAGAAGGTGAGTTTTACAATTCGGGACCGTTTAATCAGCATTTAAAAGTAAATGTAAAAGGCGCAGCTCATATTCGAGTAGGAGAATTGGATATTTTGTTGATTGGAAGGCCGGTATCAGCAAACGATCCTGAACTTTTTCGCCATATCGGTATCGAGCCAGCAAGGAAAAAAATAATTGGTTTAAAAGCTAAAAATCATTTCAGAGCCGCTTTTGAACCGCTTGTAGGGTCTATCGTCTATGTGGATGCTCCAGGCGTAGCGTCAAATCGCTTAACGACCTTTAATTATCAGCACCTTCCAAGTCCAATATGGCCGCTGCAAGATGCAAAATATGAAAGTGAAAAAAGGAGGAAAGAAAAATGGATGCATTAA
- a CDS encoding aldehyde dehydrogenase family protein produces MSQTKTELLQGDLYINGEWVSEEEQTYFKSINPATQELVGMCAAATASQVDAAVNAASKAYSHWKNTSIPERAAFLTKAALLFEDRKEELAQVMTKEMGKPLSESIGEVGVVIATAQYMAGEGRRLFGEIVPAGFPDRDIKMVREPLGVVACITPWNFPVSLASYKMFAALIAGNTVVWKPASEVALSAKIFMEVLHAAGLPKGTINLLTGSGRIVGQKLATHSEVKIISFTGSTEVGQQLAEMSSKTLKRISLELGGKNAVIVLKDANLDKAAEGIVKSAFTTTGQRCTAASRVIVERSVKEELLKKVIALTEEMKIGNGLDEGVAIGPLVNEQQCRLVEDYVQKAVEEGGNIALGGRALSELGTCYYMPTIIDNVYSNHTIAQEEIFGPVLAFIEVDGYEEAMSVNNGTVYGLSTSIYTSSLHYASRAAKDAVSGLVYINNGTSNAEMGVAFGGMKMSGNGHREVSHHAFDVMTEWKSVYTNY; encoded by the coding sequence ATGAGTCAAACTAAAACCGAACTGCTGCAAGGAGATTTATATATTAACGGCGAGTGGGTAAGTGAAGAGGAGCAAACCTATTTTAAAAGTATAAACCCTGCAACACAAGAGCTCGTCGGAATGTGCGCAGCCGCTACGGCTAGTCAAGTCGATGCTGCCGTAAACGCGGCTAGTAAAGCCTACAGCCACTGGAAAAATACATCTATTCCTGAACGTGCAGCATTTTTAACAAAAGCAGCTTTGCTTTTTGAAGACAGAAAAGAAGAGCTAGCTCAAGTGATGACAAAAGAAATGGGAAAACCGCTATCAGAATCCATAGGGGAAGTTGGTGTCGTCATTGCAACAGCTCAGTATATGGCGGGAGAAGGAAGACGTTTGTTTGGCGAAATAGTGCCCGCTGGCTTTCCTGACCGAGATATAAAAATGGTGCGCGAACCGCTTGGAGTTGTGGCATGTATTACACCTTGGAACTTTCCTGTTTCTCTCGCTTCTTATAAAATGTTTGCTGCTTTAATTGCTGGCAACACGGTTGTTTGGAAGCCGGCTTCAGAAGTGGCGCTCTCAGCGAAGATTTTTATGGAAGTATTGCACGCTGCGGGGCTTCCAAAAGGAACGATTAACTTGCTTACAGGATCGGGCAGAATCGTTGGACAAAAGCTTGCTACGCACTCTGAAGTGAAAATCATCTCATTTACAGGTTCTACGGAAGTTGGTCAGCAATTAGCAGAAATGAGCAGCAAAACCTTAAAGCGTATTTCTTTAGAGCTAGGAGGAAAAAACGCGGTTATCGTATTAAAAGATGCCAATCTGGATAAAGCAGCAGAGGGAATCGTTAAATCAGCATTCACGACAACGGGTCAGCGCTGTACCGCAGCTAGCAGAGTCATCGTGGAGCGTTCAGTAAAAGAAGAGCTGTTGAAAAAAGTAATAGCTCTTACAGAAGAAATGAAGATTGGAAATGGTCTTGATGAAGGGGTTGCAATAGGACCGCTTGTTAATGAACAGCAGTGCCGTTTAGTAGAAGATTACGTACAAAAAGCGGTAGAAGAAGGTGGGAATATTGCGCTCGGAGGTCGTGCTTTATCAGAGTTAGGAACTTGTTATTACATGCCTACAATCATCGATAACGTCTATTCAAATCACACAATTGCTCAAGAAGAGATTTTTGGTCCCGTGCTTGCTTTTATTGAAGTAGATGGCTACGAAGAAGCAATGAGCGTCAATAATGGAACGGTGTACGGACTTTCCACTTCTATTTATACAAGCAGCTTGCACTATGCCAGCCGAGCTGCCAAAGACGCTGTTAGCGGATTAGTCTATATCAATAACGGAACATCTAATGCTGAAATGGGGGTAGCATTCGGTGGAATGAAAATGTCTGGCAACGGCCACAGGGAAGTTTCTCATCATGCATTTGATGTGATGACAGAATGGAAGTCTGTCTACACCAACTATTAA
- the kamA gene encoding lysine 2,3-aminomutase: MKNTLYKASRHWKEIELWKDVTDEQWNDWVWQLTNTIKTLEDLKKVINLTPQEEEGVKIATKTIPLNITPYYAWLMDENDPKCPIRMQSVPISEELHKTRYDLEDPLHEDEDSPVPGLTHRYPDRVLFLVTNQCSMYCRYCTRRRFSGQIGMGVPKKQLDTAINYIAANPQIRDVLISGGDGLLINDNILEYILKNLRDIPHVEIIRIGTRAPVVFPQRITENLCNILKKYHPVWLNTHFNTSIEITEESKRACEMLANVGVPVGNQAVILAGINDSVPIMKQLMHDLVKIRVRPYYIYQCDLSEGIGHFRAPISKGLEIMEGLRGHTSGYAVPTFIVDAPGGGGKIPLQPNYIISQSSNKVVLRNFEGVITSYPEPQNYQSGSAEEFYKKVYPEVFEKFESNGVLSIIDDTKFNLTPEGLNRLDRRKTYDQNPEHSSLKDKREKRDQLKEKKFETQMKKYETAGAKEE; encoded by the coding sequence ATGAAAAATACATTATATAAAGCAAGCAGACATTGGAAAGAAATCGAGCTTTGGAAAGATGTAACGGACGAGCAGTGGAACGACTGGGTATGGCAGCTGACAAACACGATTAAAACATTGGAAGATTTAAAGAAAGTGATCAATTTAACACCTCAAGAAGAAGAAGGCGTTAAAATTGCAACTAAAACGATTCCGTTAAACATCACTCCTTACTACGCATGGTTAATGGATGAGAATGATCCGAAATGTCCAATCAGAATGCAGTCCGTTCCTATTTCAGAAGAACTGCATAAAACAAGGTATGATTTAGAAGATCCGCTTCATGAAGATGAAGATTCACCGGTTCCTGGCTTAACGCACCGTTATCCCGACCGCGTCCTGTTTTTAGTTACAAATCAGTGCTCCATGTACTGCCGCTATTGTACAAGAAGACGTTTTTCAGGACAAATCGGAATGGGCGTTCCAAAAAAACAGCTGGATACAGCGATTAATTACATTGCAGCCAACCCTCAAATTCGTGATGTATTAATTTCCGGAGGAGACGGCCTATTAATCAATGACAATATTTTAGAATATATTTTGAAAAATTTGCGCGATATTCCGCACGTAGAAATTATTCGTATCGGTACAAGAGCGCCGGTCGTGTTCCCTCAGCGCATTACAGAAAATCTGTGCAACATCTTAAAGAAATATCATCCGGTTTGGCTAAATACGCACTTTAACACATCAATTGAAATTACAGAAGAATCAAAGCGTGCATGTGAAATGCTTGCGAACGTAGGAGTTCCAGTTGGAAACCAAGCGGTTATTTTAGCCGGAATTAACGACAGCGTGCCAATCATGAAGCAGCTTATGCATGATTTAGTAAAGATCCGCGTGCGTCCTTACTACATTTATCAATGTGATTTATCAGAAGGAATCGGCCATTTCCGTGCGCCAATCAGCAAAGGGCTAGAAATTATGGAAGGACTTCGCGGCCATACGTCCGGCTATGCAGTTCCTACGTTTATCGTGGATGCTCCTGGAGGAGGCGGTAAAATTCCGCTGCAGCCAAACTATATTATTTCTCAAAGCTCCAATAAAGTGGTGCTTCGAAACTTTGAAGGTGTTATTACGTCTTATCCAGAGCCGCAAAATTACCAAAGTGGAAGCGCAGAAGAATTTTATAAAAAAGTATATCCTGAAGTGTTTGAAAAATTTGAAAGCAATGGTGTTCTTTCGATTATCGATGATACAAAGTTCAACTTAACGCCAGAAGGTCTAAACCGTCTTGACCGCCGGAAAACGTATGATCAAAATCCAGAGCATAGCTCTTTAAAAGACAAGCGTGAAAAGCGCGATCAATTAAAAGAGAAAAAATTTGAAACGCAAATGAAAAAATACGAAACAGCGGGAGCGAAGGAGGAATAA
- a CDS encoding aminotransferase class III-fold pyridoxal phosphate-dependent enzyme, with the protein MKVQNKTEELQIKGKKHLSPVMTRVTELVIEKAHGAKFWTADGTEYIDFVSGVAVNAVGHTHEKMVEAIKKQADQLLHLGLNYGYYETAVNLAEKLAQITPGNLDTVFFSNSGAEAIDGALKLAKAATGRPGIIAFEGSFHGRTLGATAITASSSKYRSYYEPILGEVYHAPYPYPSQLPNIDEEEAEAYCLNQLQKLFELRVDPSRVAAIVIEPVMGEGGYYPAPSSFLRALRDIANDYGILLIFDEVQTGFGRTGKMFAAEHAGVTPDILVLAKALSGGMPLGAIVASRELHEKWPTAGHGSTFGGNPVSCAAALANISIIEEEKLVERSKKVGADIVKRLQHSIGHLPAIKEVRGIGMMIGIEFHVETAAAYVPAIKSKALERRLLIMNCGVKGQTIRLMLPLNIDKDVLNQGLSLLEEVITEAVSIN; encoded by the coding sequence ATGAAAGTGCAAAATAAAACAGAAGAGCTTCAAATCAAAGGCAAAAAACATTTATCACCCGTGATGACAAGAGTAACAGAGCTTGTTATTGAAAAAGCGCACGGTGCGAAATTTTGGACAGCTGATGGCACGGAATATATTGATTTTGTATCAGGAGTAGCTGTCAATGCAGTAGGTCATACACATGAAAAGATGGTAGAAGCAATTAAAAAACAAGCAGATCAGCTGCTTCACCTCGGTTTAAATTACGGATACTACGAAACAGCTGTGAATTTGGCAGAAAAACTTGCGCAAATTACGCCAGGAAACTTAGATACGGTTTTCTTTTCAAACTCAGGCGCAGAAGCTATTGATGGAGCGCTTAAGTTAGCAAAAGCGGCCACTGGCAGACCAGGGATTATCGCTTTTGAAGGTTCTTTTCATGGCCGTACACTCGGAGCTACAGCTATTACGGCTTCAAGCTCCAAGTACCGAAGCTACTACGAGCCGATTTTGGGAGAAGTGTATCACGCGCCTTATCCGTATCCAAGTCAGCTTCCTAATATTGACGAGGAAGAAGCGGAAGCATATTGCTTAAATCAACTGCAAAAGCTGTTTGAACTGCGGGTGGATCCTTCACGCGTAGCGGCGATTGTTATTGAGCCAGTCATGGGCGAAGGAGGCTATTACCCTGCTCCTTCTAGCTTTTTACGCGCACTGAGAGACATAGCGAATGATTATGGCATTCTGCTTATCTTTGATGAAGTGCAAACGGGATTCGGGCGCACTGGAAAAATGTTTGCCGCGGAACATGCTGGAGTCACACCAGATATTTTAGTTTTAGCAAAAGCTCTTTCCGGTGGTATGCCACTAGGAGCGATTGTAGCAAGCCGAGAACTGCATGAGAAATGGCCAACAGCCGGACATGGTTCTACTTTTGGTGGAAATCCAGTATCGTGCGCAGCTGCTTTAGCTAACATTTCAATCATTGAAGAAGAAAAGCTTGTAGAGCGCAGTAAAAAAGTAGGTGCCGATATTGTGAAACGTCTTCAGCATTCTATCGGACATTTACCGGCTATTAAAGAGGTTAGAGGAATTGGCATGATGATTGGCATTGAATTTCATGTTGAAACAGCAGCTGCTTATGTTCCTGCCATTAAATCAAAAGCGCTGGAAAGAAGACTGCTTATCATGAACTGTGGAGTCAAAGGGCAAACCATTCGCTTAATGCTGCCGCTGAATATTGATAAAGACGTGCTGAATCAAGGGCTGTCTTTATTAGAAGAAGTCATCACAGAAGCAGTTTCAATTAACTAG
- a CDS encoding thiolase family protein, which yields MAVIVNAFRTPIGKFGGSLADTLPEELVSLVMKNNLSSAGYTSEIVDEIIVGQTKQSAHAPNIARVAGLRAQFSERIPAYTVHRQCGSGMQAVMNGAMSILSGQAEVVLAGGAESMSQAPHYTVGTRFGFHVGDLTLYDSNTESQPKSQPETLYGTFTMGQTAEWLAEKYSISRTEQDEFAFYSQEKARRAIELDLFEEEIIPVPVKEGMRHFATDEFPRLTSKEKLGTLKPVFQRNGTVTAGNSSGRNDGASMLLMMSEEKAEHLGLTPMAKIVSFAAAGVSPKEMGIGPVSASQIALTKAGLSLNDMDLIELNEAFAAQSIACLREWDITSEKVNVNGGAIALGHPLGCSGARIITTLCHELHKQKRRYGLATICVAGGLGMAMVVERWTK from the coding sequence ATGGCAGTGATTGTAAATGCATTTCGAACCCCTATTGGAAAGTTTGGCGGTTCGCTTGCAGATACGCTTCCAGAAGAACTAGTCTCTCTTGTGATGAAAAACAATTTGTCTTCAGCGGGATATACTTCAGAGATTGTTGATGAAATCATTGTCGGACAGACGAAACAAAGCGCTCATGCTCCTAATATAGCGAGAGTAGCCGGGCTGAGAGCTCAATTCTCTGAACGTATTCCAGCTTATACCGTGCACCGCCAGTGCGGTTCAGGCATGCAGGCTGTAATGAATGGAGCTATGTCCATTTTATCAGGTCAAGCCGAAGTGGTATTAGCCGGAGGAGCGGAAAGCATGTCTCAAGCACCGCACTATACGGTAGGCACTCGTTTTGGTTTTCACGTTGGTGATTTAACACTCTATGACTCTAATACAGAAAGTCAGCCAAAATCACAGCCTGAAACGCTATACGGAACGTTTACAATGGGACAGACGGCGGAGTGGCTTGCTGAAAAGTATAGCATTAGCCGTACGGAGCAGGACGAGTTTGCTTTTTATAGTCAGGAAAAAGCTAGGCGGGCTATAGAACTTGATTTGTTCGAAGAAGAAATTATACCGGTTCCTGTAAAAGAAGGAATGAGGCATTTTGCAACAGATGAATTTCCTCGTCTTACTAGCAAAGAAAAGCTTGGTACGCTTAAGCCCGTTTTTCAAAGAAATGGAACGGTGACAGCCGGAAATTCATCCGGAAGAAACGATGGCGCTTCGATGCTGCTGATGATGTCGGAAGAAAAAGCTGAGCATCTCGGATTAACACCTATGGCAAAGATTGTGTCGTTTGCCGCAGCCGGCGTCTCTCCAAAGGAAATGGGAATTGGCCCCGTTTCTGCTTCGCAAATTGCTTTAACTAAAGCCGGTTTAAGCTTAAATGATATGGACTTAATTGAATTAAACGAAGCATTTGCCGCCCAAAGTATTGCTTGCTTAAGAGAATGGGACATCACATCAGAGAAAGTGAATGTAAACGGAGGAGCAATTGCGCTTGGACATCCTTTAGGCTGCTCCGGGGCAAGAATCATCACAACTCTGTGTCATGAGCTCCACAAGCAAAAAAGACGATACGGCCTTGCTACTATTTGCGTTGCAGGAGGGTTAGGAATGGCGATGGTGGTGGAAAGATGGACGAAATAA
- a CDS encoding aminotransferase family protein, with amino-acid sequence MDEIKRDYVFHRDLTKKYPMITHGQGSYLIDEQGKKYLDGCSGAVAANLGHGIVKIAEAMADQAKKAAFVHTLRFETDVLHKLAGKIGKMAPLHLNKVYFTSGGSEANESAIKLARQYHRDAGKMQKHIVIGRWQSYHGNTIGALSAGGDVKRRYPYTPNLLHFAHVYSPYCHRCPYNRNQEDCVANQNWSCITDIERTILELGPENISAFIAEPIVGSQQGAVVPPLDYFKKVRELCSRYDILLIVDEVMTGFGRTGTDFAVEQFGIEPDILTFGKGVSAGYAPLGGMVVHDRLIQGLLENSGGKFLHGYTYSGHPVSIAAGLAALDMYEEVNILQNVETQGAYLMECLVALQRKHPYISDIRGRGLLIGLELMKDANQQIFFEPGEAASEKLNEICMELGGVFYPGSGSIDGHKGEHIIISPPLNITKSEVDEIVRLLDHAFSIFHQHIRKDESYESAK; translated from the coding sequence ATGGACGAAATAAAAAGAGATTATGTTTTTCATAGAGATTTAACAAAAAAGTACCCTATGATTACGCACGGTCAAGGAAGCTACTTAATAGATGAACAAGGAAAAAAGTATTTAGACGGCTGCTCCGGGGCCGTAGCGGCAAACTTAGGGCACGGCATTGTAAAAATAGCCGAGGCGATGGCTGATCAGGCTAAAAAAGCGGCGTTTGTTCATACATTACGTTTTGAAACAGATGTTTTGCATAAACTTGCAGGAAAAATCGGTAAAATGGCTCCACTCCATTTAAACAAAGTCTATTTTACATCAGGAGGATCAGAAGCCAATGAAAGTGCAATAAAATTAGCAAGGCAATATCACAGAGATGCCGGAAAGATGCAAAAACACATCGTAATCGGAAGGTGGCAGTCTTACCATGGAAACACGATAGGGGCACTATCAGCTGGAGGAGACGTAAAAAGACGATATCCTTATACACCTAATCTTTTACATTTTGCGCACGTCTATTCGCCGTATTGTCATCGCTGTCCGTATAATCGCAATCAAGAAGACTGCGTGGCAAATCAAAACTGGAGCTGCATCACCGATATTGAACGCACCATTTTAGAGCTTGGTCCAGAAAATATTTCAGCTTTTATCGCAGAGCCCATCGTAGGAAGTCAGCAAGGAGCTGTTGTACCTCCGCTTGACTATTTCAAAAAAGTACGTGAGCTCTGCAGCCGTTATGACATTCTTTTGATTGTTGATGAAGTGATGACAGGCTTTGGGAGAACGGGAACTGATTTTGCAGTGGAACAATTCGGAATCGAACCGGATATTCTAACGTTTGGTAAAGGAGTTTCAGCAGGGTACGCTCCTTTAGGAGGAATGGTTGTCCATGACCGTCTGATTCAAGGACTGTTAGAAAATAGCGGCGGAAAATTCCTTCACGGCTATACGTACAGTGGACATCCTGTTTCGATAGCGGCAGGACTTGCTGCTTTGGACATGTATGAAGAAGTAAATATCCTTCAAAATGTAGAAACTCAAGGTGCGTATTTAATGGAATGTTTAGTAGCGCTGCAGCGCAAGCATCCGTATATTTCAGATATTCGCGGCCGCGGACTTTTAATTGGATTAGAACTAATGAAAGACGCCAATCAACAGATATTTTTCGAGCCAGGTGAAGCAGCCAGCGAAAAGCTCAATGAAATTTGTATGGAGCTTGGAGGCGTATTTTATCCAGGGTCCGGATCTATAGATGGACATAAAGGAGAACATATCATTATTAGTCCTCCTTTAAATATAACGAAATCAGAAGTTGATGAAATAGTGAGATTGCTAGATCATGCGTTTTCTATTTTTCATCAGCACATAAGAAAGGATGAGTCATATGAAAGTGCAAAATAA
- a CDS encoding CoA transferase subunit A, with product MNKIITREEAVGKITDGARIMVGGFGLVGSPLSLIEAIAKSNLKDLEIISNNLGEPGKGLGILVQRKQVKKAIGSYFTSNPEVVHAYQQQELQVELIPQGTMSEAIRAGGAGIGGFYTPVSVGTQLAEGKEERVLKGKKYVLQESLHADVALIKAKKADRLGNLIYSKSARNFNPMMATAADIVIAEVEEVVEVGQISPEEIITPHLYVTYIVVKGEK from the coding sequence ATGAACAAAATCATCACGCGCGAAGAAGCAGTAGGAAAAATAACTGATGGCGCACGCATTATGGTAGGTGGATTTGGTCTTGTAGGAAGCCCGCTTAGTCTAATTGAGGCGATTGCCAAATCAAACCTTAAAGATTTAGAGATTATTAGTAATAACCTCGGTGAACCTGGAAAAGGATTGGGTATATTGGTTCAAAGAAAACAAGTAAAAAAAGCTATAGGTTCGTATTTCACTTCCAATCCTGAAGTTGTGCATGCCTATCAACAACAAGAACTTCAAGTGGAGCTTATCCCGCAAGGAACAATGTCCGAGGCTATTAGAGCAGGAGGTGCGGGCATTGGAGGATTTTACACGCCTGTGAGCGTAGGGACTCAGCTCGCTGAAGGAAAAGAAGAACGAGTATTAAAAGGAAAGAAATATGTTTTGCAAGAATCGCTGCACGCAGATGTAGCGCTTATAAAAGCTAAAAAAGCAGACCGACTCGGAAATCTTATTTACAGCAAATCAGCAAGAAACTTTAATCCAATGATGGCAACGGCCGCTGATATCGTGATTGCTGAAGTAGAAGAAGTGGTTGAAGTTGGACAAATTTCTCCTGAAGAAATTATCACTCCTCATTTATACGTTACTTATATCGTAGTGAAAGGAGAAAAATAA
- a CDS encoding GNAT family N-acetyltransferase — MDALKEQYYIEVPESLSPAQQKMMIELEKDAFPGMGAVDEQTLVPLARYGKLIQYFQENDARPIAICELLRDYKDVTKAYIFGFYVRSDKQGSGIGQLFLEEIFSILQKDNFESVCLTVNVKNEGAVKLYKKMDFTIKETRAGEFGEGEDRYYMVRSIS; from the coding sequence ATGGATGCATTAAAAGAGCAGTATTATATCGAAGTCCCAGAGTCGTTAAGTCCCGCGCAGCAAAAAATGATGATTGAACTTGAAAAAGATGCGTTTCCGGGCATGGGAGCCGTTGATGAACAGACGCTTGTACCTTTAGCGCGCTACGGAAAGCTCATTCAATATTTCCAGGAAAATGACGCAAGGCCAATTGCCATTTGCGAGCTGCTTAGAGATTACAAAGATGTCACAAAAGCTTATATCTTTGGGTTCTACGTCCGCTCTGATAAACAAGGAAGCGGAATTGGACAGCTGTTCTTAGAAGAGATATTTTCGATTCTACAAAAAGATAATTTTGAAAGTGTTTGTTTGACTGTGAATGTAAAAAATGAAGGCGCTGTTAAGCTGTATAAAAAAATGGACTTTACGATTAAAGAAACGCGAGCAGGAGAGTTTGGCGAAGGAGAAGATCGCTATTATATGGTGCGGTCAATTTCTTAG
- a CDS encoding YokU family protein — MKCQWCESYEAKETDATVYWELPDGTKAIEIKETPSITCSECGITYQTDETVGHIEDQLFLINTSALEKSVTYEQLMSLPRLLKRNYFDFSK, encoded by the coding sequence TTGAAGTGCCAATGGTGCGAATCATATGAAGCCAAGGAGACGGATGCAACGGTTTATTGGGAGCTTCCTGACGGTACAAAAGCTATAGAAATTAAAGAGACGCCTTCCATTACATGTTCAGAATGTGGAATTACGTATCAAACAGACGAAACAGTTGGACACATTGAAGATCAACTGTTTTTAATCAACACCTCTGCCTTAGAAAAAAGTGTAACGTACGAACAGCTTATGAGCCTGCCTCGTCTATTAAAACGAAACTACTTTGATTTTTCAAAGTGA